One region of Bacillus pumilus genomic DNA includes:
- the nikA gene encoding nickel ABC transporter substrate-binding protein, with the protein MFIRSQFFPKIKINTVIPFLLIFLLVGCSQANNGADGNKDHPDMITMAWPRDIGEMNPHVYNPSQLFAQSMIYEPLVSYQKNGKLKPELAKSWDVSKDGKVYTFHLRDKVTFSDGSEFNANIVKKNFDSILKNKDIHSWLGVIKKIKKTEAVDKKTFKLTLTEPYYPTVQELAVVRPVRFLGEADFPKNGDTSKGIEKPVGTGPWVLKTYQKDDYAIFERNDHYWGEKPKVKEIKVKVIPDAETRVMAFEKGDVDVLYGEGTISLDAYKQLEASGKYETKMSEPVATRQLVMNTKVDQLSDEKVRHALQYAINKKSMVEGVTSGLEDEADHILPTNMPYTSDIKVKSFQYDVDKAKALLDEAGWTLPKGKTVREKDGKTLEFSMMYDSAESIQKAMAETLQAEWGAIGVGVKLEGVELATQVQRFKANKFDMNFFSNYGAPYDPHTFMNVVSSDGFGFKEAISAYPNKDKLIKEMSEIPSTTNENKRKALYSSVLSSLQDQGAIVPISYFKKTAVYQKNVKDFEFPANRDEHPFTGIKLK; encoded by the coding sequence ATGTTTATTAGGAGTCAATTTTTTCCGAAAATTAAAATAAATACAGTCATCCCTTTCCTGCTTATCTTTTTATTAGTAGGCTGTTCTCAAGCAAACAATGGGGCAGATGGAAACAAGGATCATCCTGACATGATCACGATGGCTTGGCCGAGAGATATTGGCGAAATGAATCCGCACGTATACAACCCATCACAATTGTTCGCGCAATCAATGATTTATGAGCCATTGGTCAGCTATCAAAAGAATGGAAAGCTAAAACCTGAATTAGCGAAATCATGGGATGTGTCAAAGGATGGCAAGGTGTACACGTTCCATCTAAGAGACAAAGTGACATTTTCAGATGGATCTGAGTTTAATGCAAACATTGTGAAAAAGAACTTTGATTCCATCTTGAAAAACAAGGATATACATAGCTGGTTAGGTGTGATAAAAAAGATCAAAAAGACAGAAGCAGTAGACAAGAAAACATTTAAACTCACATTAACAGAGCCATATTATCCAACTGTTCAAGAATTAGCCGTTGTCCGCCCGGTTCGTTTCTTAGGCGAAGCAGACTTCCCTAAAAACGGTGATACGTCAAAAGGAATTGAAAAACCAGTGGGAACAGGCCCTTGGGTATTAAAAACATATCAAAAAGATGACTATGCCATTTTCGAACGAAATGATCATTATTGGGGAGAAAAACCAAAGGTCAAAGAAATCAAAGTCAAGGTCATCCCAGATGCGGAAACGAGAGTCATGGCATTTGAAAAAGGTGATGTAGACGTCCTTTACGGAGAAGGAACCATTAGCCTGGATGCCTACAAACAGTTAGAGGCGAGCGGTAAGTATGAAACAAAAATGTCAGAGCCGGTAGCAACGAGACAGCTTGTCATGAACACAAAAGTGGATCAGCTGTCAGATGAGAAAGTGCGACATGCCCTTCAATATGCGATCAATAAGAAGTCAATGGTAGAAGGTGTTACCTCTGGCTTAGAGGATGAAGCAGATCACATATTGCCGACCAACATGCCTTACACATCTGATATTAAGGTGAAGTCGTTCCAATATGATGTAGACAAAGCGAAAGCATTGCTGGATGAAGCAGGCTGGACACTACCAAAAGGAAAAACCGTTCGTGAAAAAGATGGAAAAACGCTTGAATTTAGTATGATGTATGATTCAGCAGAATCGATTCAAAAAGCGATGGCTGAGACGCTTCAAGCAGAATGGGGTGCCATTGGCGTTGGTGTCAAACTTGAAGGTGTGGAGCTGGCAACACAGGTGCAGCGCTTTAAAGCTAATAAGTTTGATATGAACTTCTTTAGCAACTACGGAGCGCCATATGATCCGCATACATTTATGAACGTCGTCTCATCAGATGGTTTTGGATTCAAAGAAGCCATCTCAGCCTATCCAAATAAGGACAAGCTGATCAAAGAAATGAGCGAAATTCCATCAACAACCAATGAAAACAAACGAAAAGCACTTTATTCGTCTGTCTTATCTTCATTACAGGATCAAGGGGCAATTGTGCCAATCTCTTATTTTAAAAAGACAGCCGTTTATCAAAAAAATGTGAAGGACTTTGAGTTCCCAGCAAATCGCGACGAACATCCATTCACAGGTATTAAGCTGAAGTAA
- a CDS encoding DegT/DnrJ/EryC1/StrS family aminotransferase: MQERKRIYLSPPHMSGKEYLKIEEAFKSNWIAPLGPLVNEFEQAVARYAGVDAGAALSSGTAAIHLALKLIGVQKGDIVFCSTLTFVATANPILYEQATPVFIDSERDTWNMCPIALEKAFVESKRLGKRPRAVIVVHLYGQSAKMDEILALCEAYDVPVIEDAAESLGSLYKGKKSGSMGRFGVYSFNGNKIITTSGGGMLVSDDEAAIERCRFLASQARERAMHYEHQEIGYNYRMSNLLAGVGIAQMEILDERVEQKRRIFRRYQEALSKVEGLYFMPEYQDTKSNRWLTTLTIDRDKNTSPVDIIAALEEEQIEARRVWKPLHEQPLFRDCPFYSAAKGTPVSELLFETGLCLPSGTSMTDAEQDRIIDTLRHALREKTFTSSQAAHS; the protein is encoded by the coding sequence ATGCAAGAAAGAAAACGAATTTACTTATCACCACCGCATATGAGCGGAAAAGAGTATTTGAAAATAGAGGAAGCCTTCAAGAGCAACTGGATTGCACCGCTTGGACCTCTTGTGAATGAATTTGAGCAGGCAGTTGCGCGCTATGCAGGAGTGGATGCAGGAGCGGCTTTATCTTCTGGAACAGCAGCAATTCACCTCGCCTTAAAGCTTATTGGCGTTCAAAAAGGGGACATTGTCTTTTGTTCCACCCTCACATTTGTTGCAACTGCAAATCCGATTTTATATGAACAAGCGACACCCGTTTTTATTGATTCTGAAAGGGATACATGGAATATGTGCCCGATTGCTTTAGAAAAGGCATTTGTGGAATCAAAACGACTTGGAAAAAGACCCCGTGCTGTCATTGTCGTGCATTTATATGGACAAAGCGCAAAAATGGACGAGATTCTGGCGTTGTGTGAAGCATATGATGTACCAGTCATTGAGGATGCGGCTGAATCGTTAGGCTCTCTATATAAAGGAAAAAAAAGCGGCTCAATGGGCAGGTTCGGTGTCTATTCGTTTAATGGCAATAAAATCATTACAACATCAGGCGGCGGAATGCTTGTGAGTGATGATGAAGCTGCGATCGAACGCTGCCGCTTTCTCGCTTCACAGGCTAGAGAACGCGCGATGCATTATGAGCATCAAGAGATAGGATACAACTATCGCATGAGCAACCTGCTAGCAGGCGTCGGGATTGCTCAGATGGAAATATTGGACGAGCGTGTTGAACAAAAGCGCCGCATTTTCAGGCGTTATCAGGAGGCGTTATCTAAAGTAGAGGGTCTTTATTTCATGCCTGAATATCAAGACACCAAGTCCAACCGCTGGCTGACGACATTGACTATTGATCGCGATAAAAATACCTCTCCAGTGGACATCATTGCTGCACTAGAAGAAGAACAGATTGAAGCAAGACGTGTATGGAAGCCGCTGCACGAGCAGCCGCTCTTTCGTGATTGTCCCTTTTATTCAGCGGCGAAAGGCACTCCCGTATCTGAATTGTTATTTGAAACAGGGCTTTGTCTCCCCTCTGGAACAAGTATGACAGACGCTGAACAGGATCGTATCATTGACACACTTCGTCATGCCCTGCGAGAAAAAACCTTCACCTCTTCACAGGCTGCTCACTCGTAA
- a CDS encoding acetyltransferase: MPQLKNSKELICKEQPIGLIGAGGHSKVIQEMIAVHPDYSLCAVLDDQFEETTTQSSILYGPISMSQQLRETMPHMKWLIAIGQNESRQLVKERLSFENTAFATLIHPQAVVSPSAVIGRGTVVMARAVVQADAAIGEHAIINTGSIVEHDCILESFVHLSPGAVLTGCVSVRMGTHIGAGAVVIPGTSIGSWTIIGAGAAVTRDIHDQKVAVGIPAIEIKDRREGGK, encoded by the coding sequence ATGCCACAGCTGAAAAATTCAAAGGAACTGATATGTAAAGAGCAACCGATTGGTTTAATTGGGGCTGGCGGGCATAGCAAAGTCATTCAAGAAATGATTGCTGTCCATCCCGATTACTCATTATGTGCCGTATTAGATGATCAATTTGAAGAGACGACGACTCAAAGCAGTATCTTGTATGGACCGATCTCCATGAGTCAACAGCTGAGAGAGACAATGCCACATATGAAATGGCTGATTGCGATCGGACAAAATGAGAGCAGACAGTTAGTAAAGGAACGCCTCTCCTTTGAAAACACGGCATTTGCCACACTCATCCATCCACAGGCGGTCGTAAGTCCATCAGCAGTCATTGGAAGGGGAACTGTCGTGATGGCAAGGGCAGTAGTTCAAGCAGATGCAGCAATCGGTGAACATGCGATTATCAACACAGGATCTATCGTAGAGCATGACTGTATACTCGAATCGTTTGTCCATCTGTCACCAGGAGCAGTGTTAACTGGCTGTGTGTCTGTACGAATGGGTACCCATATTGGGGCAGGAGCTGTTGTGATACCCGGGACATCGATCGGAAGCTGGACAATCATTGGCGCAGGAGCCGCAGTAACAAGAGATATACACGATCAGAAAGTCGCTGTAGGCATTCCTGCAATAGAAATCAAAGATCGGCGAGAGGGTGGGAAATGA
- a CDS encoding sugar transferase: MKRMLDVMVALTLLIAGSFLFPLLYGLIRWKIGTPVLFRQKRPGLYGRPFMLYKFRTMTDERDEQGALLPDHLRLTKTGALIRKLSLDELPQLVNVLKGELSLVGPRPLLMEYLPMYTEEQARRHLVKPGITGWAQVNGRNTISWEEKFTYDLWYVEHQSFWLDMKILWMTLLKVIKTEGVQQPHHATAEKFKGTDM; encoded by the coding sequence ATGAAAAGAATGTTAGATGTGATGGTGGCATTGACGCTTCTCATCGCAGGCAGTTTTCTTTTTCCTCTGCTTTATGGACTGATTCGGTGGAAAATTGGGACGCCTGTGTTGTTTCGGCAGAAGCGGCCTGGTCTGTATGGCCGGCCATTTATGCTATATAAATTTCGGACGATGACCGATGAACGTGACGAGCAAGGGGCGCTCCTGCCAGATCATCTTCGATTAACAAAAACCGGCGCTTTGATTCGCAAGCTCAGTCTTGATGAATTGCCGCAGCTAGTCAATGTCCTAAAAGGAGAGCTCAGTCTCGTTGGACCAAGGCCGCTTCTGATGGAGTATTTGCCGATGTATACAGAGGAGCAAGCAAGGCGCCATCTTGTCAAGCCTGGCATTACTGGATGGGCACAGGTGAATGGAAGGAACACGATCTCTTGGGAGGAGAAATTCACCTATGACCTCTGGTACGTCGAGCATCAATCATTTTGGCTTGATATGAAAATTTTATGGATGACCTTGCTGAAAGTCATCAAAACAGAGGGGGTGCAGCAGCCGCATCATGCCACAGCTGAAAAATTCAAAGGAACTGATATGTAA
- a CDS encoding MATE family efflux transporter codes for MNRAFLYNASANIMTFVLMMLMSVCLTPYIVHTLGVEAFGLIHLTQNMINYLSVITASLSAVVVRFFSVAAHKGEMERAQRYLSSYFVSSIFLSISLFLFCLFMSRQLVEWLHVPIYLAKDTQTAFILGGLLFMLNFVMSGIGAAPFYANKLYVSSIGQAIQMFLRAMMIVLLFTWTAPAIWHIPLAAVIGSLAAMGIGIYYFKKLIPWFSFKWRHVSLSSSLTLVRSGVWHSFEQMGILLFLQIDLLMTNLLIGAEATGQYAAILQFPLLLRTLAGTLAVVFAPTITKFYSNQDEKGLIQYAASAIKWSGLFVAFPAALLGGLAGPLMLLWLGPAFEELKWLLMIHAAYLCLTLMFLPLTYVPTAFNRLKVPAVVTLILGVSNVLFAYGLTHTLQLGLYGIASAGAIVLLIKNIVFLPFYTARITNQKRTIFYKHTMVPLAGALMIWGVCAGIQAIYDVTSWWELFCIGGLCFFLYMGYLYQFAGTKRERQQLVHKVKQAVSR; via the coding sequence ATGAATCGAGCGTTTCTTTACAATGCCAGTGCAAACATCATGACGTTTGTCTTGATGATGCTTATGTCTGTTTGTTTAACACCGTACATCGTTCATACACTTGGAGTCGAAGCATTCGGCTTAATCCATCTGACGCAAAATATGATCAACTATTTATCGGTTATTACGGCGTCATTAAGTGCTGTGGTGGTGCGCTTTTTTTCTGTGGCGGCTCATAAAGGGGAAATGGAGAGGGCGCAGCGCTATCTCTCATCTTATTTCGTCAGTTCCATTTTTTTATCGATCAGTCTTTTTCTGTTTTGTCTATTCATGTCCCGCCAGCTGGTAGAGTGGCTTCATGTGCCTATTTATCTCGCAAAAGACACACAGACCGCCTTTATATTAGGGGGTCTTTTATTTATGCTCAATTTTGTCATGTCCGGCATTGGGGCTGCGCCGTTTTATGCGAATAAGTTATATGTATCAAGTATTGGTCAGGCTATTCAAATGTTTTTGAGGGCAATGATGATTGTGCTGCTGTTTACATGGACGGCACCCGCCATCTGGCATATTCCACTTGCGGCTGTGATAGGAAGCTTGGCGGCTATGGGAATTGGTATCTATTATTTTAAAAAGCTTATTCCTTGGTTTTCGTTTAAGTGGCGGCACGTTTCACTATCTTCTAGTCTTACACTTGTTCGATCAGGGGTCTGGCATTCTTTTGAGCAAATGGGGATTTTGCTATTTTTACAGATTGATTTATTGATGACGAATCTGCTCATTGGAGCGGAAGCGACGGGACAGTATGCGGCGATACTACAATTTCCATTATTATTACGCACACTCGCAGGGACATTGGCGGTTGTATTTGCCCCAACGATTACGAAATTTTACTCGAATCAAGATGAAAAAGGTCTCATTCAATATGCAGCCAGTGCCATTAAGTGGAGCGGATTATTTGTCGCGTTTCCGGCCGCTCTGCTAGGAGGACTTGCCGGTCCGCTCATGCTTTTATGGCTTGGACCTGCCTTTGAAGAGCTGAAATGGCTTCTTATGATTCATGCTGCTTATTTATGCTTGACCTTGATGTTTTTACCGCTGACATATGTGCCGACCGCTTTTAATCGATTGAAGGTTCCAGCGGTGGTCACGCTCATATTAGGTGTATCCAATGTACTTTTTGCCTATGGATTGACTCATACGCTTCAGCTTGGTTTATACGGCATTGCATCAGCGGGAGCGATTGTTTTATTGATCAAAAATATTGTGTTTCTGCCATTTTATACGGCCCGCATCACGAATCAGAAACGCACCATCTTTTACAAACATACGATGGTTCCACTTGCAGGAGCGCTCATGATTTGGGGCGTCTGTGCAGGAATTCAAGCGATTTATGACGTGACGTCCTGGTGGGAGCTGTTTTGTATTGGCGGTCTATGTTTCTTTCTTTATATGGGCTACTTGTATCAATTTGCAGGAACAAAACGAGAGCGGCAGCAGCTGGTGCATAAGGTAAAACAAGCTGTTTCCCGCTAG
- a CDS encoding polysaccharide pyruvyl transferase family protein: MRLTLQQLKAHAAEWLLLKVKYPLEYRLSRQSLPERSHQKKIILTLLPGHDNLGDHAIAYASYCFLKEHFPAYDIMEVDMKEIYRLARPLKRMRHPEDIVCIIGGGNMGDLYRYEEWTRQFIMKTFKSYPVIQLPATAHFTETKRGKREERRAIQTYKHHPRLLLMARDQTTYTWMKQHFPDQDVWKQPDMVLTLDESNKEQKREGVLLCLREDKEAYLTEKERRQLKQQIQETYDQVDLITTTIGKRVDRTTRLDELSALWIELSKAQVVVTDRLHGMIFCAITQTPCVVLRSFDHKVMEGYEWVAHLPFLTLLKDPNGASVKEAIHQLMKTSGQKGEEAG; the protein is encoded by the coding sequence ATGAGATTGACATTGCAGCAATTGAAGGCGCACGCCGCAGAGTGGCTGCTCTTAAAGGTTAAATATCCGCTTGAATATCGACTGAGCCGCCAAAGCCTGCCAGAGCGGAGTCATCAGAAGAAAATCATTCTCACGCTGCTGCCAGGACATGATAATTTAGGGGATCATGCGATTGCCTATGCGAGTTATTGTTTTTTAAAAGAGCACTTTCCCGCCTATGACATCATGGAAGTGGACATGAAAGAGATCTATCGCCTCGCCCGTCCGTTAAAGCGTATGCGGCACCCGGAAGACATCGTCTGTATCATCGGTGGGGGCAATATGGGGGACTTATACCGTTATGAAGAATGGACGAGACAATTTATCATGAAAACCTTCAAGTCCTATCCGGTGATTCAACTGCCGGCCACTGCCCATTTTACAGAAACAAAGAGAGGAAAAAGAGAGGAACGCCGCGCCATTCAAACATACAAACACCATCCGAGGCTGCTTCTCATGGCAAGAGATCAAACAACCTACACTTGGATGAAGCAGCACTTCCCTGATCAAGATGTGTGGAAACAGCCTGATATGGTGCTGACATTAGATGAATCAAACAAGGAACAAAAACGTGAAGGGGTTTTACTTTGTTTGCGAGAGGATAAGGAAGCGTACCTCACCGAAAAGGAGCGGCGGCAGCTAAAGCAGCAAATTCAAGAGACGTATGATCAAGTCGATTTGATCACAACGACAATTGGCAAACGAGTGGATCGAACGACTCGCTTAGATGAATTATCTGCCTTATGGATAGAGTTAAGTAAGGCGCAGGTCGTCGTGACAGACCGGCTTCACGGTATGATTTTTTGTGCGATTACGCAAACACCATGTGTTGTCCTCAGGTCGTTTGATCATAAGGTGATGGAAGGGTATGAATGGGTGGCTCATCTTCCGTTTTTGACGCTATTGAAAGATCCGAATGGGGCGTCTGTGAAAGAGGCGATTCATCAGCTGATGAAAACGAGCGGACAAAAGGGAGAGGAAGCTGGATGA
- a CDS encoding glycosyltransferase family 2 protein, whose translation MPAISLLVAVYNTSQYVEQCLQSIADQSFSDIEVILVNDGSTDHSGEYLEAFAAQDQRFRVIHQTNQGLGAVRNRGIEEAKGTYIAFIDSDDILAPHYCEALHEKAEMTGADLVISEYWIQFEQSKRTIPTTLLAERSAEKTILIEALLHGDMTGFSWNKLYRRAFIEEHDIRFPLRGELENIEDQYVTLRCFSLSRSIAFVHEPLYYYRVHLSSIVQRYQKQYFHHGLTFYHAQRLFLTEYDDISLYEKALDFFIVNHTLHCMLNEWKSQNALSLREKLDHMREMVTHEAFQHAVKQVEPSKLTARKRMILFLAKCRLVYPLSAAASSYQKWIEYQTRK comes from the coding sequence ATGCCAGCTATCAGTCTATTGGTCGCAGTCTACAATACGAGTCAGTATGTGGAGCAATGCCTTCAATCAATTGCAGATCAAAGTTTTTCAGATATAGAGGTTATTCTCGTGAATGATGGATCTACAGATCACAGCGGAGAATATCTTGAAGCATTTGCTGCACAAGATCAGCGGTTTCGGGTCATTCATCAAACCAATCAAGGGTTAGGCGCTGTGAGAAACCGGGGTATCGAAGAAGCAAAGGGCACGTATATTGCCTTTATTGATTCAGATGATATTCTCGCGCCTCATTACTGCGAAGCCTTGCATGAAAAAGCTGAAATGACCGGCGCAGATTTAGTGATCAGTGAGTACTGGATTCAATTTGAACAGTCAAAGCGAACCATACCAACGACGCTGTTAGCCGAGCGGTCGGCCGAAAAAACGATTTTAATTGAAGCGTTATTGCACGGAGACATGACGGGGTTCTCATGGAATAAGCTGTATCGGCGTGCCTTTATCGAAGAACACGACATTCGATTTCCGTTGCGGGGAGAACTTGAGAACATAGAAGATCAATATGTGACGCTGCGCTGTTTTTCTTTATCACGCAGCATTGCCTTTGTTCATGAACCTCTTTATTACTACCGTGTTCATCTATCTTCTATTGTGCAGCGATATCAAAAGCAGTATTTTCATCATGGACTAACCTTTTATCATGCACAGCGCTTGTTTTTGACAGAATATGATGACATCTCTCTGTATGAGAAGGCACTTGATTTTTTTATTGTCAATCACACTCTTCATTGTATGCTCAACGAATGGAAGAGCCAAAATGCACTCTCTCTTCGGGAAAAGCTTGATCATATGCGGGAAATGGTGACACACGAGGCTTTTCAGCATGCCGTCAAACAAGTGGAACCATCGAAGCTCACCGCGCGGAAGCGAATGATTTTATTCCTTGCGAAGTGCCGGCTGGTCTATCCACTTTCTGCCGCCGCTTCTAGCTATCAAAAATGGATCGAATATCAAACAAGGAAATAG
- a CDS encoding EpsG family protein, translated as MAVYLVNMIMVYLWSSFAAFYGRRDDTIQSGWRPNKILVLFPFLFLCIVAGIRYKVGTDFVTYGQMYEFSINYEKPWHIFGFGVDKAATDPGFTFILWMLNQLSHDPQIMYISVGAITYFFIIKTLIQYGRPFELSMLLFLGTFHYYASFNGMRQYMVAAVLFYAIRLVINGQWKLYFPLVLVCSLFHSSALIMIPVYFIVRTKSWSWMMLVLCMIFLGLTALYDRFISVFVVMLQGSSYGHYEEWLTTNTNGMNVTKIGVLILPLLLAFFYRKRLRELTPESDYVVNFCLLGFLFGILATKDVIYARFHIYFGLYQLILLPYFTRIFDQRSNVFIYVGIAVCYILYSIMLMPFDSSVLPYRTIFTK; from the coding sequence ATGGCGGTATATTTGGTGAACATGATCATGGTCTATTTATGGTCGAGCTTTGCCGCATTTTACGGCAGGCGTGATGATACCATTCAAAGCGGATGGCGGCCTAACAAGATTCTCGTGTTATTTCCGTTTTTGTTTCTTTGTATTGTCGCTGGTATTCGTTACAAAGTAGGAACCGATTTTGTCACATATGGACAGATGTATGAGTTCTCCATCAATTATGAAAAGCCTTGGCACATATTCGGATTTGGTGTGGACAAGGCGGCCACTGACCCAGGATTTACGTTTATTTTATGGATGCTCAATCAACTGTCCCATGATCCGCAAATCATGTATATCTCGGTTGGGGCGATCACTTATTTTTTTATCATCAAGACGCTCATTCAATATGGTCGTCCCTTTGAGCTGAGTATGCTGCTTTTTCTCGGCACCTTTCATTATTACGCTTCGTTTAATGGCATGCGTCAGTATATGGTGGCGGCGGTTCTTTTTTATGCCATCCGTCTTGTGATCAATGGTCAGTGGAAATTGTATTTTCCGCTCGTCCTCGTATGTTCATTGTTTCATTCATCGGCTCTCATCATGATTCCTGTGTATTTTATCGTGAGAACAAAATCGTGGTCTTGGATGATGCTGGTCTTATGCATGATTTTCTTAGGGTTAACCGCTCTTTATGACCGCTTTATTTCCGTGTTTGTCGTAATGCTGCAAGGCAGTTCATATGGGCATTACGAGGAATGGCTCACAACGAATACAAATGGAATGAATGTGACAAAAATCGGTGTATTGATTTTGCCGCTTTTGCTTGCGTTCTTTTATCGAAAACGGCTTCGTGAGCTGACGCCTGAGAGTGATTACGTTGTGAACTTTTGTTTGCTCGGTTTCTTGTTTGGCATCCTTGCCACCAAGGATGTCATTTATGCAAGATTTCATATTTATTTTGGCTTGTATCAGCTTATTTTACTGCCGTATTTCACACGTATTTTTGATCAGCGGTCTAATGTTTTTATCTATGTAGGGATTGCTGTTTGCTATATTCTGTACAGCATCATGCTGATGCCGTTCGATTCATCTGTGTTACCGTACAGGACGATATTTACAAAGTAG